ACCTTATAAAGCTATATTAAGCAGCTGCCATGTCTCCAGGTGAATTTTGGTCCCTACTTGAATTCGGTTGATTTGCAGCAACGTCCTCCTTAATATCCGGATCTGTTCTATTATGAAAGCTAAAAAATTCCCCTGTCCTTGAGGGCCCTGAATCAGATGTAATGAAATAAACATTTGGTTCAGCTCCTTGAGCCTGGTTTGATACGTCTCCGTCCTTAGGTAAAATTGGATCGTTTGGAATTGACGAGTATGCTTGgttattttgtttaatGCTGCTTCCCAAAGTATTTATCTGGTAAGCAGAGAAGGATGGCGAAGATGAGAAGTCAGAATCAGTATCACAAAACACAACATCAGAGTTGTCGCTAACATTTTCAGCAGAGTCACCATCAGAAACCAGTCTCTCATCTCCGTTCACGATAGGGAAGGATTTCAACACAAATACAATTGAAATAAAGGAAGATAGGGATGGAATAAGATAGAAACTCCAAGACAAGCGGTCAATAAGTATAGGTGTTATTAAACTGGTAaaccatttgaaaaaccAATAAAAGTTTGAGAGCAGCAGTATTACCGGAGCTTGTGATAAGTGGGGCAGGAGTTCAATGATCATAGTCCATCCTATAGAGTCCCAACTAATGAAGTGTGTGACAAGAAATACGAAAAACAGAATTGAAATATACTTCGTCGTATTCTTGGGAAGCCAGTCCATACATGATATGATGAACAAAAGTCCACACATCACAATTGAACCCAGTATCACGTTCGTTTTCTCTTTACGTTTCCGTAATATGAAAGGGTAATATGCTGATATCACGATAACGTAAATCAAAGCATTGAGTCCTGTTAAATAAatagattttctttctcccCTTCCCATTTGTTGCAATATTAAAGGTGAGTAGTATAAGAAGACATCGACACCATTCAATCTTGTAAGCAACTGGAAAcatatcaatatttttattattaaagaaaaatccttcaaaatataaGCGTAAGGATAGGTGTTCTTTTGAAGGTGTGACTTTAGTAGTATGTCTCTTTTGAGAGTTCTAAATTTCAACTGAGTTTGTTTTCCCTCGAAATCACaatcatcaaatatattTGATGTTAAAACTAACGCCTCCacatcatttttcttttttaaaagCCAGGTTGGAGATTCTAATATCAGGTAGAACGACATTAGATTCAGTACTATCCCGAAAAAAACATGTGTTGACAAAGGATATTTCCATGTAAGGTTCAAATATCTGAAAGCGCAATTAACCCAAATTCCGAATGAATATGCAATGACACTAGACACACACTGAATGGAAATAAATGTCTGTTTTCTTATATATGGAAGAGGAAACTCGAATTGATAAATTACTGCCATAGCAAAGGCAAACCCCATACCTACTCCGAGTACAAACCTTCCCAATAGTAAACACCATTGATTTAGAGCTAGGACTTGAATAATAGCACCCCAAAAGTATATCATTGTGCTTATTtgaagcatttttttcctgctATAAGTCTCCAGGATGCCGGAGTATACAAACAAAGACGCCATGAAAGCACCCAAATTAACAACACTCACAATATTGCCTAATGAAGAAGTCAGTGGGTAATGAAAATACTTCTGGAATGATAGCGTCACAACGTTACCAGATATGAGACCCTGGTCCAGACCTGATAATGACGAAACTAACACCACAAATAATATAAATGAAACTCGCAAGGTTCGACTGGaatgtctttttttcttacttcGTAGTTGCGAGATCTCAGCCTGTTGCAATAATTGGCGGTACGGATCGTCCATTGATAATCTAGGGGTATGTTCAGAGAGCGGCAAAACGACAGTAGCGTCGCTATCTCTGTATAGAGAACCACGACGTGAGCTATGAGCCGTAGTGTTATTTTCAAACCTGAATATGTCAGGGTTCTTGTGAGGCAATGAAGTGAGTGCCGTATCATTCTGTTTACTGTTGAAATCCTGTGCCCGTTGATGTGCTCTATCGATATGCGCCGAGCTTTCAGCTTCTTGAGAAAGTGGTTTATTTGAACGTGACATGCTTAGTGGAGgtctcattttctttgcacTGAGATGGAAAGAGCTTGTTCAATAGTATCAAGCTTTGCGTTTACCCTTATGCGTATTCTTTCTGTCCAAAACTGTGCCGACTAACCTTCTAAAATTATCCTTTTTTACCACGCGGCTGACCTATTACTTGGGCGCGgtaatattgttattttattGGAAAAGTGGTTGAtcaaaaaacagaaaataataCATAAAGTACAAACTATATTGTTATATACTTTTATATTCACAAGCTGAATGCCGGGAGAGGAAATAAATACGTTTATGAACTTTACTTGCTCAATAGGTTGTCAAACCTAGGGATCAATGATTGAGCCAACGCAAACGAGAAGACCAGTTTTGGACCTGTAGTTAGTAATTTAGGTGTTAAACCCTTAAAGAACGCAGTAATACCTTCGTTTTTTAAAGTGTTTTTGACGATTTTCAACCCGCTTTCAGGgttatcaaaatttttattttgaattctGGTCTTGATGACATCTAATGGGGCAGAAACGATTAAAGAAGAGCAAGCACCGACAATGGAGGAgatgaaattttgagaCCAAGTAGCTTGAGAATAATCTTTTAAACCCAAGATATACTCTTTGGCAAATGCATTACCACCAAAAAGTGCGAAAGAACCGGGGGCATTTCTAGCAGCGGTCCAGCCCCAACCTCTGTATAAGTTAAACAGACCTTCgtctttcaaaatcttgatAAAACCTCTACCTTTGAAAGCTTCAGGATTAGTCTGCCTCTTGATCTTCAACACGTCCAGCGGCAAAAGAACGATTTCACCAATACCAATCAAAGAACCAGCAGCGGCAGATCTCATTGCCTTACCAGTCTTCTCTCCAAAAAGATTATCAAAATCCTTTTTGTAGTGCTTGTTTAAAAACTCGTTAGCAAAAGGTTGGCCACCATATTTATACACTCTTTGTAGAACTTTGTAAGATGCAGCGTAACCAAGACCTGGGAACAACGTAAATAAACGTTTACCCAAAGGTTCGCTGAAATGGTCACGAAAAATAACACGGTTCAGTTCATGATTGGAGGTTATTTTGGTGTGGTTAGACATCAGTCTTTTGGAGATGGTGTCCACAGGATGGAAAACAGCAATTTCCATTATACCTGCAGAGGCAGATCCCAAAAGACGAGCCAATCCTGATTGCTTCTTATCGGTATGAGGCATATTTCCCTTCTTTCAATACTTTGAAATCTGCTTTGTTTGCTATATGTCAGGAGGTCAAATATAAACCACCAAAGGAGATATACGAtttatatatctatattgTCGCACTGTAGGAATATGACAGAAAACCACAATGACTCACgagtttttatttttctcgAGCTTTATCAAGAACTGTGAcctttctttgatttttcattttttttttcggcCAGTTGCGCCGGTACTAAATGCCATTGGATTAACATGATGGAGTGGTAGAGAGGATTCACGGTGGTATATTTATTATAAATCGTCTTTTATACAGATGTATGTCGTGACGGCATTTGTCCTTGAATATTTATTTATGTAGTTTCGGGGAAGAGGTTTGAATCCTTCAAGGTTTGCACTTCGGTGGAAGCTGGCGTGCCCACTGTGACAGGTTCCACTGTCTCTATTTTGGACGGATCAGTATTGTTCGCGTTTTCTTGCGGTTTGTCGTTTGAAGGAAGTTGATGATCGTCAACGAGCTGCTGTGGATCAGTGTAAGTACTTTTTATGGCTTTTGGCAGCGTTTTTAATGTCAGAGAATTTAAGTTGATAAGGTGCGGTGGTCGCAGTTTTGTAAAGTAAGGTGGTCTCGAAATGTGGTCAAGATTCAGTTTAGGGGCAACTGACACTGTGCCTTTTTCAGACCCTGAATTCCCGTCTGGAATTGCTGGTAAGAACCGTTGGGGGTCGCTGTCTGCTTCCAGATGCCTCGACTGCAGCGGTAAGAACGAAACAGAATTTGGTGCATTTGCCATAGCGGGGACGTTCTCAGATGATTGGTCGTTGCGAAGTTTGTGCTGCTGAGACGGTGGCAGTCTTTGGACTAATGATTGTATGTAACTCTGGAGCAGTTTGATAGTGTTATTTTGTCTTTCTAAATGCAAGTGAGCTGTTCGGCTTTTCTCATCGCTTATTTTCCTGTACAACCGTAGTTCTTGTAGCTCCCTTTCCTGAATGGATAACAAATCCTTCGAACCGTTCTCGTCAAAAGGGTCCACAAGGGTCACGTTGGTGAGCGCTTGTACTTGAGATTGGGTCCCCTTTTGCGGTTGTGCTTCTAATTGTAGGGACAATTCCGCTTGTAATGCTTCAATAGTCTCCTTCTGGTTGGCGATGCTTTTCTTGTACGATAACAACGTGCGATTGGTTTTTTCGACGAGCTCAGGAATACTCTTTAGACAGTCATCCTTCGCTTtagcttcttttttcaagagCTCTAGCGAATTGGTTGTCTGTATTAGTTGCATTTTCAAGTTATTCACTTTGATCTCGGAATTCTTTCTCACGTCCTTCAGCTCTTGCCTCACTTTAGCCAACTCTTTTGACGTTTCTTCCTCGAACAGTTTATCGTTAACTTTCAGTTCAAGCCCTTCGTAGTACTTTTCGTAGAACATATGAATCTCATCCAATTTTGTATTCACTGTGCTCTGAATGTCATTGTAATCCTGCAGCTTGGCgcaaatttctttcttgagATCAACAAGCAGACCCGATCCTTCATGGATGGGTTCTTCATCGCTAGAGGGCAACCGAAGGGGTTCTACCttctttttggaaaagctTTTATATGCTTCTTTCAGCACATTGTTTTCATCCATGACACTTTTCATCTGTCCATATAAACTAGCTATCTTAATTTCATAACCCATGATCTCGCGGGACAGTACTTTGGTGCTAGACACCAAAGCAGCTTCGTTCTCCTGGTAGTGGCTTACCAAGGACTGCAGGTCGTTGATtctgcttttcttttttttcgaagATGGCCTCTTTTGCACTCTGGGATTTGTAAAATCCTTCGTCACAGCCGcatattcttcatctgTGTAGAACGATGAGCTAGACTCATGATCGCTACCATCAATTGCATTGCAAATGATGGAATCCAAGACACCACGGTTCTCTGACATAAGCACTTAATCTAGGCCCCTTCCTTCCTCTTCTCCATCGAACAAAGCTGCGTGCAAACGTTCACCAGTACTTATTTGTCTTTCTGATAGATCTGTCACTCACGCGTCGCGTCACACTTGGAAGAAATGTAACAGCGCTTTAACAGCTTGACAACGCTAGCTTTCCAGAAAATCTTTTCTGCTGTTTTTTACACCAACACCTAACATCACAGAGTATCTGTGGACAATAGTATAAGCACTTAAATATCcgcaagaaaaaaaaatattacaCATTAAGATATGGAGCACAACTATATACTTACATAGTTCACGAATAACTGTCTCCTTTGTTATCTTCTtacttcctcttttttttcgcaATTAATTGAAATCTCCTATAGCTCACTACAAACCTGGCTTATCTTGCTACTAAATCACAATTtgtgtttttttcatctattCCCTTGCATCCACTTTGGGCGCTACCCCTTCGGTGTTATTATCACCATGCACGACTCGTCCGCCCGAGAACGAAGactgaaaagaacaaacaAGTCGTGTCAGGTCCATTCCTCTATTCTTGTAGTCGAGTTCTTTTCTAGGCTTCAAGGACGAGATTCAGCACTATTTCACTACTGTAGGTGCAGAACATTAGGACAAGGCAAGCTTCTACGATAGACACTTTACCCACACATATTACCCTTTGTTCCCGTTTGCTCTCCCTAATTGAACAATAAAGATGGTCAAACTTGCTGAGTTTTCTCGAACAGCCACGTTTGCGTGGTCACATGATaaaattccattgttgGTCTCTGGTACTGTCTCTGGTACCGTGGATGCCAATTTCTCCAGTGATTCGTCTCTCGAACTGTGGTCACTGCTGGCCTCTGATTCAGAGAAGCCTATAGCTTCCTTGCAAGTGGATTCCAAATTTAACGATTTAGATTGGTCTCATAATAACAAGATTATTGCTGGTGCTCTGGATAACGGTAGTTTGGAACTTTATTCTACTAATGAAGTAAATGACGCTATTAGCTCCATGGCCAAGTTCAGCAACCATTCTTCCTCCGTGAAGACGGTAAAATTCAACGCAAAGCAAGACAACGTTCTTGCCTCCGGTGGCAACAATggtgaaatttttatttgggACATGAATAAATGCACTGAATCGCCCGCCAATTACACACCATTGACCCCGGGCCAATCGATGTCGTCTGTTGATGAGGTCAATTCCCTGGCGTGGAACCAATCTTTGGCCCATGTTTTTGCATCTGCCGGGTCGTCTAATTTTGCATCTATTTGGGATTTGAAGGCTAAGAAGGAGGTTATTCATCTATGTTACACTTCTCCTAACTCAGGTATCAAGCAACAATTGTCCGTTGTTGAATGGCATCCAAAAAACTCTACAAGAGTGGCAACCGCTACTGGTAGTGATAACGACCCATCCATTCTTGTCTGGGATTTAAGAAATGCCAATACACCATTGCAGACTTTGAACCAAGGTCACCAGAAGGGCATCTTGTCTTTAGATTGGTGTCATCAGGATGAAAACCTATTATTGTCCAGCGGTAGAGATAACACCGTCTTGTTATGGAACCCTGAATTAGCGGAACAATTATCCCAGTTTCCAACTCGTGGAAACTGGTGCTTCAAGACCAAGTTTGCACCAGAGGCACCCGATCTATTTGCCTGTGCATCTTTCGATAATAAGATTGAAGTACAGACATTGCAAAACCTTACAAACACTCTGGATGAACAAGAATCTGAAACCAAGCAACAAGAATCTGAAACTGATTTCTGGAATAATGTTTCTCGTGAGGAATCTAAGGAGAAACCAATTGTTTTCCATTTACAAGCACCATCTTGGTATGGAGAACCATCTCCAGCTGCTCATTGGGCCTTTGGTGGTAAATTAGTTCAAATTACTCAGGACGGTAAAGGCGTTTCGATAACAAATCCAAAAGTTTCAGGTTTAGAGTCAAACACTACTTTGAGTGAAGCGTTGAAAAGTAAGGACTTCAAACCATTAATAAATCAAAGATTGGTTAAAGTCATTGATGAAGTCAACGAAGAGGATTGGAATTTATTAGAAAAGTTATCAATGGACGGCACTGACGAGTTTTTAAAAGAGGCTTTTGCATTTGACAACAATGAGTCTGATGCACAAGAGGATGTGGATAATGAGAAAGTGGACGATGgagaagaattttttcaacaaattgaaaCCAGTTTTCAACCCGAAGGCGCTTTCTCTTTGGCTGATAATGTCGAACAAACTATTTCCAAGAACTTAGTTTCTGGTAATATTAAGAGCGCAGTGAAAAACTCTCTAGAGAACAACTTACTAATGGAGGCTATGATGATTGCATTGGACTCAAATAACGAGAgattaaaagaaagtgtCAAGAATGCCTACTTTGCAAAGTATGGATCCAAATCATCCTTGTCTAGAATATTGTACTCCGTTTCTAAGAAGGAAGTAGGCGATTTGGTTGATAACTTGGATGTCTCCCAGTGGAAATTTATCTCTAAAGCTATTCAAAACTTGTATCCAAATGATGTTGCCCTGAAGAACGAAATGTTGATCAAGTTGGGTGATAGATTAAAGAATAATGGACATAGACAAGATTCTTTGACCTTATACTTGGCAGCCGGATCGTTAGATAAAGTAGCATCGATTTGGTTAGCAGAGTTTCCAGATTTGGAAGAtaaactgaaaaaagatAACAAAACTATTTATGAAGCTCATTCCGAATGTCTAACTGAGTTCATTGAAAGATTTACCGTTTTCTCCAGCTTCATCAATGGCAATTCGACCATTAATAATGAGCAACTAATTTCTAAGTTTTTGGAGTTTATCAATTTAACTACTTCCACAGGAAACTTCGAACTAGCCACTGAGTTCTTGAACAGTTTACCAAGTGACAATGAAGAAGTTAAGACGGAAAAATCACGTGTCTTGGTTGCTTCTGGTAAGTCATTATCCCCACAAAATCCAGTAACCGCAACAACGACAAGCAAGGCTAAGTATACAAACGCCAAGACTAATAAGAAGGTCCCAGTATTACCAACCCCTGGAATGCCTTCCACTACGTCTATCCCTGGTGTGCACGCACCATTCTACGGCACAACTCCAGGCGCATCTACAGGCGCTTTACCTCCAAATTCGTACGCTCCAGCCGCTACTACTGGTGCTCCGGTCCATACGGAAGGTAAGTATGCACCATCTCAACCTTCAATGATGACACCTTTTGCCAACAAAACAAATAGTTTCACCAGATTGAATTCATTTGCTCCTCCACCTAACCCATATGCCACCGCTGCAACATCTGCTGCAACCGCATCTACTACCTCAATACCTCAAAGTGCTTTCGCTCCAATACAACCTGGTATGCCTATTATGAGCGATTTTAACGCTCCATCTAGCTCCATTCCTTCACAACCACCAATCAGTGCTATATCGGGTCAAACGCCACACCTAAACCGTAAGGCCAATGATGGTTGGAATGACTTGCCTCTAAaggtcaaagaaaaaccatCTCGAGCCAAAGCTGTATCAGTTGCACCACCAAACATTCTATCGACACCAACGCCATTAAACAGTGTTCCTGCACATGCTGCTAATACTATGCCTCCTCCACCACTTTCAAGAGCTCCTTCTTCTGTGTCAATGGTATCACCACCTCCTCTACACAAGACTTCTAGAGTTCCATCTTTGGTTGCAACATCTGAGTCACCAAGGGCATCTATTTCAAATCCATATGCTCCTTCTCAATCAGCACAACAACCTCTAATGGGAACTTCTTCTATAACAAGCCAAACTTCAAACGCTCAAGCAGCTAATCCATATGCCCCCCCACCACAGCCAAGAGTAGCAACGCCATTGCTTGGGGCCATACCTCCAGCCCCTTTATCAAAGGCCTCTA
The Saccharomyces mikatae IFO 1815 strain IFO1815 genome assembly, chromosome: 4 genome window above contains:
- the SEC31 gene encoding Sec31p (similar to Saccharomyces cerevisiae SEC31 (YDL195W); ancestral locus Anc_7.310), with translation MVKLAEFSRTATFAWSHDKIPLLVSGTVSGTVDANFSSDSSLELWSLLASDSEKPIASLQVDSKFNDLDWSHNNKIIAGALDNGSLELYSTNEVNDAISSMAKFSNHSSSVKTVKFNAKQDNVLASGGNNGEIFIWDMNKCTESPANYTPLTPGQSMSSVDEVNSLAWNQSLAHVFASAGSSNFASIWDLKAKKEVIHLCYTSPNSGIKQQLSVVEWHPKNSTRVATATGSDNDPSILVWDLRNANTPLQTLNQGHQKGILSLDWCHQDENLLLSSGRDNTVLLWNPELAEQLSQFPTRGNWCFKTKFAPEAPDLFACASFDNKIEVQTLQNLTNTLDEQESETKQQESETDFWNNVSREESKEKPIVFHLQAPSWYGEPSPAAHWAFGGKLVQITQDGKGVSITNPKVSGLESNTTLSEALKSKDFKPLINQRLVKVIDEVNEEDWNLLEKLSMDGTDEFLKEAFAFDNNESDAQEDVDNEKVDDGEEFFQQIETSFQPEGAFSLADNVEQTISKNLVSGNIKSAVKNSLENNLLMEAMMIALDSNNERLKESVKNAYFAKYGSKSSLSRILYSVSKKEVGDLVDNLDVSQWKFISKAIQNLYPNDVALKNEMLIKLGDRLKNNGHRQDSLTLYLAAGSLDKVASIWLAEFPDLEDKLKKDNKTIYEAHSECLTEFIERFTVFSSFINGNSTINNEQLISKFLEFINLTTSTGNFELATEFLNSLPSDNEEVKTEKSRVLVASGKSLSPQNPVTATTTSKAKYTNAKTNKKVPVLPTPGMPSTTSIPGVHAPFYGTTPGASTGALPPNSYAPAATTGAPVHTEGKYAPSQPSMMTPFANKTNSFTRLNSFAPPPNPYATAATSAATASTTSIPQSAFAPIQPGMPIMSDFNAPSSSIPSQPPISAISGQTPHLNRKANDGWNDLPLKVKEKPSRAKAVSVAPPNILSTPTPLNSVPAHAANTMPPPPLSRAPSSVSMVSPPPLHKTSRVPSLVATSESPRASISNPYAPSQSAQQPLMGTSSITSQTSNAQAANPYAPPPQPRVATPLLGAIPPAPLSKASNPYAPTAATQPNGSSYAPTSAYANTHTVTSPPPISNKLPAGPPPISMKKRSNKSANIDQKPSQAESYPPTLSSSASPLQTSQPPTLASQSNTSTENVSREVPADQQPIVDFLKGELARVTPLTPKEYSKQLKDCDKRLKILFYHLEKQDLLTQPTLDRLHDLVALMKEKKYKEAMAIHADIATNHAQEGGNWLTGVKRLIGIAEATLN
- the SMKI04G0440 gene encoding uncharacterized protein (similar to Saccharomyces cerevisiae YDL199C; ancestral locus Anc_8.446); translated protein: MRPPLSMSRSNKPLSQEAESSAHIDRAHQRAQDFNSKQNDTALTSLPHKNPDIFRFENNTTAHSSRRGSLYRDSDATVVLPLSEHTPRLSMDDPYRQLLQQAEISQLRSKKKRHSSRTLRVSFILFVVLVSSLSGLDQGLISGNVVTLSFQKYFHYPLTSSLGNIVSVVNLGAFMASLFVYSGILETYSRKKMLQISTMIYFWGAIIQVLALNQWCLLLGRFVLGVGMGFAFAMAVIYQFEFPLPYIRKQTFISIQCVSSVIAYSFGIWVNCAFRYLNLTWKYPLSTHVFFGIVLNLMSFYLILESPTWLLKKKNDVEALVLTSNIFDDCDFEGKQTQLKFRTLKRDILLKSHLQKNTYPYAYILKDFSLIIKILICFQLLTRLNGVDVFLYYSPLILQQMGRGERKSIYLTGLNALIYVIVISAYYPFILRKRKEKTNVILGSIVMCGLLFIISCMDWLPKNTTKYISILFFVFLVTHFISWDSIGWTMIIELLPHLSQAPVILLLSNFYWFFKWFTSLITPILIDRLSWSFYLIPSLSSFISIVFVLKSFPIVNGDERLVSDGDSAENVSDNSDVVFCDTDSDFSSSPSFSAYQINTLGSSIKQNNQAYSSIPNDPILPKDGDVSNQAQGAEPNVYFITSDSGPSRTGEFFSFHNRTDPDIKEDVAANQPNSSRDQNSPGDMAAA
- the GGC1 gene encoding Ggc1p (similar to Saccharomyces cerevisiae GGC1 (YDL198C); ancestral locus Anc_8.445), with amino-acid sequence MPHTDKKQSGLARLLGSASAGIMEIAVFHPVDTISKRLMSNHTKITSNHELNRVIFRDHFSEPLGKRLFTLFPGLGYAASYKVLQRVYKYGGQPFANEFLNKHYKKDFDNLFGEKTGKAMRSAAAGSLIGIGEIVLLPLDVLKIKRQTNPEAFKGRGFIKILKDEGLFNLYRGWGWTAARNAPGSFALFGGNAFAKEYILGLKDYSQATWSQNFISSIVGACSSLIVSAPLDVIKTRIQNKNFDNPESGLKIVKNTLKNEGITAFFKGLTPKLLTTGPKLVFSFALAQSLIPRFDNLLSK
- the ASF2 gene encoding Asf2p (similar to Saccharomyces cerevisiae ASF2 (YDL197C); ancestral locus Anc_8.443), which produces MSENRGVLDSIICNAIDGSDHESSSSFYTDEEYAAVTKDFTNPRVQKRPSSKKKKSRINDLQSLVSHYQENEAALVSSTKVLSREIMGYEIKIASLYGQMKSVMDENNVLKEAYKSFSKKKVEPLRLPSSDEEPIHEGSGLLVDLKKEICAKLQDYNDIQSTVNTKLDEIHMFYEKYYEGLELKVNDKLFEEETSKELAKVRQELKDVRKNSEIKVNNLKMQLIQTTNSLELLKKEAKAKDDCLKSIPELVEKTNRTLLSYKKSIANQKETIEALQAELSLQLEAQPQKGTQSQVQALTNVTLVDPFDENGSKDLLSIQERELQELRLYRKISDEKSRTAHLHLERQNNTIKLLQSYIQSLVQRLPPSQQHKLRNDQSSENVPAMANAPNSVSFLPLQSRHLEADSDPQRFLPAIPDGNSGSEKGTVSVAPKLNLDHISRPPYFTKLRPPHLINLNSLTLKTLPKAIKSTYTDPQQLVDDHQLPSNDKPQENANNTDPSKIETVEPVTVGTPASTEVQTLKDSNLFPETT